The segment AATATATGAGAACATAAAAACAACATGTGTGATTTACCGAAGACTCTTATAAATAGCCACAAGTTACAAACTTTGTGCGAAATTATAATATGGAAATGAGATGATTTCGATTGTAGATACAGAAcctagaaaatatatatcttagtttaccgagacaactgagctgattaccagctctcctagggctggcccgaaggattagatatttttacgtggctaggaaccactgGGTTAACTAGCAACGGGGCCTAGAATTCGATAATGGTAGTCATTCCCAAGGTGAAGTGATTTCGAAATTCAGGGGTATGTGTGGTCTAAAACACGAGAGCATTATAATGTCCTGTgtgaattagattatatatatatatatatatatatatatatatatatatataatatatatgtatatattatatatatagatatatataagtataaatatataatatatatatatagtatatgatattatatatatatatatatatatatctatatatatagtatacatacatactagataACTCTCAATACAAGCTCAAAATTTAGTAGAAAGAAATGTAAATGCCTTCTTTCCGTTTTGAAATTCTTGAATGTTCCGCTCAGGATATGACTTCTATATATGTCGGTGTTTGACTTCTGGTTCCACTTGGGTCGCCCATCTCCATTTTCTGgcatcgtaaacctggaaatgtATGCGCAAGCCATAGCTATAATGCTACGCTGTTGTGATATGGTTTTGTGTATGAATCTCGTACTCATAAGTTGTGGACGAGAGTCACGTAGATGCCGCGATAAAAAGTGTTACGAAAGAAATACCAGTTCTGAAAGGACATGAATAATAGATGCGGTACGTAGGGCTGAATCGATACAGAGGGAAGACATTTATCGGTCGTTAGAACTTGGTAGGAAATTGGAGGAAGAAAATACGTCAGTGGCAAAACCGAGAGGAAGTCTGGGAAATGAAAAGAGGGAGGAGAGAAAAGCCCGAGGAAACGTCTAATTGCTTCGTCCTCTCGGAAGAAGACGagaggaagcagaagaagaatggCGGGAATGTATGAAATACGAAAAGATAGGACAGGAGGAAGCCGGcagttttatgagagagagagagagagagagagagaatctggggACACTCTAGTGTCTTCGTGTTTCTTAGACGTCTTGTGTGTCCACAAGAGCTCACGATACGCGAAATGGGTTCTGGGTTAGTTTACATTCATTACGTGATTTCGCGGAGTTTTCAGTAATGAGGAGAGTTTGGGGGATTTCATTTGTCTCTGCTCATGTCATTAACTCGAGTTCATCACAGTCTTCGCTTGTACTCAAGGTTTCCTTTAAATGTAGTCTTCTTCTCATAGGTCTCCGAAATGTTAGTGGTAATGCTTGTAATTGTATTCAGCAAACATTAAAGGATCTCTTTCGATCATTCTTGATCAGCTATATATGAGGATGCATTGACAGAACTTTCTAAACATTTAGAAAGAATCTTTTTGTGCGTGTATATGGTAAATTATTTGCTTTTAGTATTTCATATGTTTCCTAGAATTTGATGACTTCCATTCATGATATTATGGTTAATGATGCTAAGAGAATTCTGCTGATTTCATTCTCTTACCGATGCCAAGTCACCGGGCGTATTTTAGGACTTTCGTGTGGCCAGCTTCCTCATACTTGCAAATGCTCGACCCTTTGGAACTTGAATTGGTCTACTTTTGTTTTCCCCTCTTTTATTTCAGTGGCCACTGAAACGGGCCCCGTCACTGCTGTTTTGAGAGGGCTATGTAGGGTGCAACCTCGAAGGAAACAATAGATTTGCTCCCTGAAAGGAGGATATAGTATAGCTATTACAAGACTCCGGGATTTTGGAAAAAGATGTGAATTCCAATGCTTGCTTTAGGACAGAATAGTCACCTGGCCGAACAATCAGGGATTTTTGCATAtcataacttgatcacaaaatgAATGAAGAGTCTATCTAACTGGGGATGACAGCTATGTGCAAAAAACTTCCACACCATCAGCCATTTCATACACCTGAACAGAAGGTTCCCCAGCAGTGCACTGAATCCCCCTTACACGCTCCTCCATCACTCATGTTCATCTTGCATATAGGCTTTACCTTGCCAGCTCTTTCTAGATCTTATTATGTTCCTCACTTGCAAACAAAATTGTACAGTTCTTATACCGACCTGTCATTCTGCATTTTCTTTACCTGACAAACCATCTTACAACACTGATCCATTTTGTCACGTTCGCCAACCCATTTATCACCTGGTCGGATCACATTTCTCACCATTCAAGATATTATGGCATACTACGTCATCATTTCATCTCTACAGCTTCTACCTTTtgcctttcatttgcattcaacattcacacttcacttccatgtaAAAGCGTTTGATTTACAATCCGGTTATACAAGCCAGCTTTGAATTCCATTGACTCTTCTCTTCTGTAGCCCCACCACCTTCTAAAGTGTTTACTCCCGAGTACCCATACGAATCGACTGGTTCCTTTCTTCCACAGTTCATACTGGCATTTTTTGCTCACTATCCTCAAACAACACTTAATCCATGTATAGACGTCAGCCGTTCCACACACTAATTCACCACCTGATTTATCCTACCGTTTGCACATACAATAGCGGAAAAAATTAGGGGgagtttaaatatgtaaatataaaatcatatgAAATGACAGGATCATATcattaactttgcatttttaagtgaaagggtagagatggaaaaaatgcattttaaatatttaataaatttaaatttaaatggttagacatttatgaatacatataatttaaaatgaaataaatttcactgTAGCAGCTGGTGGTGGAATAACGTAAACGAGTCCTCGAATGATTAAGAATGTCAAGCGAGGACGAAGAAATGCACTTTTGTACGAGAGTTTAAGGTTCACAACTgcgagggcttaaccttcttcctttcactcatccgctaaaaaatacaaagtaaaggagaatcaaccacgggaaaaatcagaacaaaaaatacaacactaataaaaagtaactaaaataaaccaacaaaaaatcAACACGAATCAAAATATCAGTTACTGCAATCGCATGACTAAAatctataattttcatataaatcaataaaatcctGAATCAACGAATCACCGAAAACAGCAGTTAGCTAATCACGAAAATCACCTTacgtaaatatttacttaaatcaacactaaatcactaaagctctcaaatcatcagtaaaacaaatagcaaaatcaacgagtagtcaaatacttaagaaataaaattatagactgcattgaaatcataggttcaatctagcaagaatttaataaattaaaatacttgaaacaATTTTCAAAACACTGGCATATAGAATATGTAACGCAAGAACAAGCATTAAAGCCCCTTATGCTTACCCTGTTGCGATAACAGTTCTGGCGAGTGTGGAATAAATCATTCAATAGACGATCATCGCTAAGCAGCGTCCGGATCCCATCCTCGATGAATTAGTGTGTAATTATGTCCATGATGGAGAAAAGATCCATAGTAATTAATCCAGCACTAAATCCAGTAGTAATCCAGGACGGAGTCATAAATCCAGCGTGAGTGtataaatccttaaatccacttgaaaaatgagagagagggaaagagagccgctcctcgtcactcccgtgtaaggttatgctgaagactgcttaactgtgtgaaaaaacttcacaaaggCTTTAGCGGCAGGCAGATATAACTACTGTTAAGTAGTTACTTTTTAAAAGCAAAGGGGCAATTAGCGACACTTCTGTAtgccaaatgtataaatactgaattattcaaattaataatttgaagttttttcaatCTGCCCCCCGcggatttaaatttaaatttctataCAAGACCAGATTGAGGTAGCTGCTTATTCTTCTCAGAACAAATCAAAGCAGCCCCCCGTTGAATTCTTGCAATATTGTCATTAGAAACATAAGAATCACTCTGAGGTACAAGATTTAAATCTAACTGATCAATATGAGAATCACTTAACCCATCACCTTTAACCAAAAGAATAACAGACGATATATCCCTAAAGACAACACTTTTATTACCCTTGACCAATTGTACTTGAACAGCCTCACCAAGAGAATTATAAATAACATCAAGAACTCTAGCTAAAGGGTATTTGTTAGCCTTAACCATTGAATCCTTTATCAAAACTATGTCACCTTTTGAGATTTTAACGTGCTCTCTAGGGTAATATTTATCTCTGTATTTAGTTGCCTGATCTTGCaatccaaataaaaattcattgtgataACTATTACgcaatttctctttaatatgaATTAAACGCTGAAAGTCCTTACCCAAATCAGAAGAGTCATAATCATCAAGTTGACCTTCGTGATATATACATTCCATAACCTGTGTATCATATCCAAACTTCAAAAACTCTGGTGACAGCACCTGAAAATCATCATTCACATTCTGCTCCCTCAATGCGCCAAGTTCAGAAATGGGTTTCTTATTAGCGTAAACATATGCATTGTTTAATTACATGAGAAAATTCCAGAAAATCTAGAATATTATTATGGATTGCTCCCTGTATTAACTTTCTTACCAGACCAACTCCGGACTCTATGATACCTCCAATACCACGATTCAGAGAACCACGAGGATACTGTGAAAATTCAGTGACATCGACACCCCTCTGATTGAAGAATTCCTGCACCTCACTTGCTTTCAGACATTCCTCAATCCATGTGAATGCACCACCAAGATTTGAGCCAGAATCTGAAAATACTTTGTTAGCAAACCATAGCTGTAAACATGATTTTGAAAAGCCAATAAAAATCATTTAGAATCAGCTGAAGTTACTATTTCAACATTAATCATGTTAGACCAAATACATTTAAAGATTACCCCATAGGTTTTAACTTTGTCACTTCCATACCTTGTGAAATATGGCCCAAAGTAATCAAtgaaacatacagaaaaaaaacctCTTTATGGGATTCACATTCCATTCTCTATAGTCATTAGCATTAACTTTAACTGGTCTACTATTAAAACGTTTACAGTGGTAACATTCATTCACAACTTTCTTAACTGTTGAAAATCCCTTAAGCAGAAAAAATGCCGGTTTCAATTTATGTAACACATAGTAAGTACCTGAGTGATTAAACTTCAAGTGAGTGTCCATTATCAGTATTCTACCGAAATCACTATTATTACTAATGAGTATTGGAGTTCTCGACATCATACCTTTAGACATCTTTCCCATCTTACATTTTACTCTAAGAATACCATCAGAGTCACAAAATACATTCATTCTACTAACTAGCTCAGGAATAGACTTTTTTGCTTTCAGTTTTGAAGTGAAAAAATCATGTAAATCTGGAAAGCAATTCTGTTGATCAAGCTTTAGCAAATCATTACTGCATTTTTGGTAGCTTGCATCTAATAAGGCAATTGACTGCTGGCTCTTAGAATTTATTCTTAATCTTATATTGTTTATGAAAAGCTTAACTTTCATTAGTACTTTAACCACTTTGTTAAGTGAAGAATACTTAGTTATATCAACAACTGTACCAACTGACATATCTTCAACACTTGCCTTATTTAAAACCAGCTTGGGTATATCCACATCATTAATCATGCCTGGATTAGGAATTACAAGCCATTCCAGTAAACTTAAATCTTTCCGCAACATCTCGGGTCCGGTCAAGTAACAAGAGTTTCTCAACTTTGAGAAAGATACTAATCTAGTAGTGAAATCTGCAGCATTTTCATTTGATCCTACATGAGCTAACTTCACCGAGTGTATAGACTTACAGAGGTCGACAATATTTGTGATTCTATTATTCACATACACACTtctcttttgaagctttgttctcAAGTTCTCATAATCAGCTAGCCAACTTAAGCCAATCGTAGAATCTGAAAACAACAAAATGTCATTAACTGCAATAGGCACAATACAAGTAGTGAGCATTTTATACAGCTCAAAAGCCCTTTGCAATGCATACTCTACTGCAGTGAGTTCGAGTACAGGCATAGTTCGCCCTTGCAGATTTTTATTCAGAATCTTATTATGGGCAGATACGAAGGATACCAACTTTGAATCTCTCTCCTGCAAGTAAATAACACATCCAATAAAGTTTTTACTCGCATCACTCATTACAATTATATCAAAAGTAGACTTTCTGCTACCCATATATCTTGGTATCTCTAGCTTTCACCATTATTGAATTGTGAAGCTATGTTTCTCCATTCATTTAGCTGAGCACCATGAAGAATAGTATcccatttatttacataatccgACTGTAATTGCCTGAGGAAAATCTTACATCTGTTTAAAACAGGCAAGTTAGCATTATTCAAATCAAATATACTCATTACTGAACTCAAAATCTGCCTAGGAGTATCAGCTTCAAACATTTAACTTTACATGTGGCCTTTAGTACATCATTATATCTGTCCCAGCACATGCCAAGAATTTTAACCTCTTGTGGAGTCTCTGTGCCAACTTTACAGTCAATCTCATGCTGAAATTGAGAATAATTAGTAACATACTGCTGCAACGGAAATTTATGCTGCTCAAATATTGTACTGGCTTCCCTGTGAACCATTTCAACTTCATCTTCATCTGCGcagccaatcagaaaattatcaacaTAACTGCCTTGGTagattctttttttcaattcctgAATTTCTTCAGCATCACCATCTGTCCCCAATATTAACATATTATAAAGACTGCACTGCAACAGATATGGAGAAACAGACATCCCAAATATTACTCGCTTTGAGCGATACACAACTGGTGTAAAATCTCTGGATTCAACATCCTTAAAccaataaaagagaaattttgaGGAATTCTCATCATCAATGGCTAATCTGTGAAAGGCTTTTGAAATATCAAATCCAAATACAAACTTGTCAAACCTCATCATGGTCAATGCATCACTTATCTTAAAATTCTTGTTGTAACCTGGGTGAATACATTGATTCAGACTAATGCCTTTACTACCATCAGGTCTCTTTTCTGCAAGATTCGCCATGTAAATAactcttactttcgtagtatcTCTTTCTTCTTTAATTACAGGACTGTGgctaatgaagaaatattttggaaatttccttttatattcttcaAAATCTTCAACTTTCTCAATGATTCCCAAATCAATTTGTGACTGGAAAACTTCATCAACTCGCTTTAGAACATTACTGTTCATGTATTTCTTCTTCAGACTGCACAGAACCTTGAAAGCAAGTCCCTCATTTGATCCAAGAAGATCTTTATATCTAGTCAACCAAGGAATTGGTACAACATAATGTCTTTCAGAATCTCTGGAAATGTTGCATAAAATAAAATCCGTCACTTCTTGCTCAGTTTCATTAGTAACACATTCAATAGAATTCTCTTCttccatatttatgaatattttacaattatGATCCAACTGAGAATAATCCGCAACCTCTGCTATATCTGGCATGCTTTCAAAATTACATATTCCATCAAGTGTTGGCACTTCATAGTCAAATCCATCAGAATCAATCTCCATAGTGCCAATATATGAAGTAGTAGATTCTATTTCTTCAGAAATCTTCTTATTAGACATCAAAGATGTATCTACCACTTCGGAAAGATTCTTTATCCAGTCAGAAATAGAACCAATCAATATTAGTTTATCATTAATTCTGTAAAAAGAAGTCAGTCTGTCTTTTTGACCTAGTACTCCACTCTCCATGCTCATCACACAATGCCAATCCTTTGCACCTATCAGTAACTTTATATCATCAATGTCATGAATTCTGTTTACACCATTGAATTTATCATAAGCAACCTCTTTACCACTCTGCCTTAACAGTTCTATTAATTTAGACATATGAGGAGCTTTCATCTGAATTTTAATCTTAGGAATACAAATGCAAGTAATTTCATAACTTACATCACCAATCTTAAAAGGAAAACTCACTGACTTGGTACAAATCTTTTGATTAGTATTAATCCCCTTGATAATCAAATGTATCTTAGGATCTACTACCTTTAAGTTTAAGAAATCTGCTAAACTTTCCTCAATAAAGGAATTCTGGCTACCTGAATCCAAAACTGTATCCACTTTTACGCGATCATGTTCAGTTGTCACTGTTAGTAATGGTAATAAAGAATCAACAATATCCAAATGACTGGATGCTGTAACAGTTGATGGAATTTCATTAACACTCTCAACAACATTAACCACctttgtggtagtttgtttactatTACTAGAATCTGTTGGCTTTGAGCTACACAAAAAACTCCAGTGTTTACCCTTTTTGCATTTGAAGCATACACCTGATGTTTGAAATCTGCACCCATTACTATTATGACTGCTTTTAAGCATTTAAAGCACTTGTGCAATTCTTTCAATCGCTTTATTTTATCAGATACTTCCAAGTACTTTGTACAACTGGCAATTTTGTGATCTTTAGCGTTACAAAGCATACATGTACTCCTTGTTAAACTAGTATTCAAACTAGTAGCCAATACTGCGGTCTTACATGGACTTCTTTCACTAGTGTTTAATTGAGCGTTATATCTGCTGCAAGCTTCTAAAAATTTACCAGTGACATCATCTAAAGTAGGATAAGACTTATTTGTGATCGCAACTATGATATCTTGAAATTTAGTAGGCAGTGAAGACCAcacaaaataaagcataacagtgtCCAAATCAATAGCATTATCTTTCACTGCATCAATCAGCTTCTTAATAtgagcataaaaaatatatggatcATCCTTGCCCCAAACAAACCTCAAGTCAGTTAACTCTTTAATGAGGACAAACTTCTGAGGCATTTCATCAGCAAATGCTGCGATCAAAATTTGTTTAGCCTGACCAAAAGTTTGCTGGGACACATTTATGGAACTAATCATAGCCTTTGCTCTACTATGACATTGCTGCTCAAGTAAATTATACCTCTCGACTTCATTTAAATTATACGGAGCAGTCAAgtgttcaaaaacttcaaagaatCGCTTGCATGTAAATTTATCTTCCTTAGAATCTGCATAATACTGAGGCAAATTCAACTTGGGCAAATCAATTCTAGTTCTGCAAGGAGTTTTATTATCAATCTGTAAGGAGAGATTATCAAGTCTAGATTGCATTTTGTTTGACAGTAATTTAATTTTACGATAATATTCCTCACATTCAGAATCCTGCCTATCCAAATCCTCCTGCGGAACTAAGGAGTCCAGTCTAACTTTACTCAAAATCAAATCATCTAAGCTCTGCAATCTTTGACTGTACTCACTCAGAAAACTCAACTCTGTTTGCAATTCAGCTTTATCCAAAGAATCAACAGCATTACACAATTTAGTATACAATACACTAACCTTACGGCGTATGGTAGTACGTTCACGCTTTTCCGATTCCGCCATCTTTAACTAATAGACAACACACCACACAAAtctactttcaaataaaaaactaacacGTATAACGCGAGAGGAGGGGGACCCGGACACCGCCCAACTAGACACGACCAACATTCCACACCAGTGCTTAAAAATATGAATCCAAAAGTTCGAAGGACCAAGCGGAAAAAATTAGGGGgagtttaaatatgtaaatataaaatcaatatgaaatgaccaggatcatatcattaaactttgcatttttaagtgaaagggtagagatggaaaaaatgcattttaaatatttaataaatttaaatttaaatggttagacatttatgaatagatataatttaaaatgaaataaatttcactgTAGCAGCTGGTGGTGGAATAACGTAAACGAGTCCTCGAATGATTAAGAATGTCAAGCGAGGACGAAGAAATGCACTTTTGTACGAGAGTTTAAGGTTCACAACTgcgagggcttaaccttcttcctttcactcatccgctaaaaaatacaaagtaaaggagaatcaaccacgggaaaaatcagaacaaaaaatacaacactaataaaaagtaactaaaataaaccaacaaaaaatcAACACGAATCAAAATATCAGTTACTGCAATCGCATGACTAAAatctataattttcatataaatcaataaaatcctGAATCAACGAATCACCGAAAACAGCAGTTAGCTAATCACGAAAATCACCTTacgtaaatatttacttaaatcaacactaaatcactaaagctctcaaatcatcagtaaaacaaatagcaaaatcaacgagtagtcaaatacttaagaaataaaattatagactgcattgaaatcataggttcaatctagcaagaatttaataaattaaaatacttgaaacaATTTTCAAAACACTGGCATATAGAATATGTAACGCAAGAACAAGCATTAAAGCCCCTTATGCTTACCCTGTTGCGATAACAGTTCTGGCGAGTGTGGAATAAATCATTCAATAGACGATCATCGCTAAGCAGCGTCCGGATCCCATCCTCGATGAATTAGTGTGTAATTATGTCCATGATGGAGAAAAGATCCATAGTAATTAATCCAGCACTAAATCCAGTAGTAATCCAGGACGGAGTCATAAATCCAGCGTGAGTGtataaatccttaaatccacttgaaaaatgagagagagggaaagagagccgctcctcgtcactcccgtgtaaggttatgctgaagactgcttaactgtgtgaaaaaacttcacaaaggCTTTAGCGGCAGGCAGATATAACTACTGTTAAGTAGTTACTTTTTAAAAGCAAAGGGGCAATTAGCGACACTTCTGTAtgccaaatgtataaatactgaattattcaaattaataatttgaagttttttcaatACAATACTGCCCTTTCTGTTACTAAGTATGCTCATTATTCCAACAACATAGATATTAAACAGCCAAGCATACATATCACATCTTTGTCCCTGTCCCATTTGTTTCACCAAACCAGTGGCAATCCTGCCTGCCAATTCTACCGCAAGCTTCTCTTccgtctaaaataaaaaataaaaaaatgtcgtTAATACACTTAATCCATAGATAGTATGGTACAGTATATTATACCAAATTTTGTGATATTTCatcagatttttgtttttataaattattttgctatttgttGAAAAAGAATGTAACTTGTATGATAAACTTGTATTTTGTTACAGGAAGAACTGTATGTGTATTGCTTCAGTATGTTTGTGTTAGATTTTGGTTATTTGCTCCGACATTTAGTCTTCTCTAGCTCCTGTAGAAGAAAATAAGCAATtcatgtaattaataataataatgataatagtaatgataataataatgctgcCATTTGTTTTTTAGGCGTGTCTAAAAGTTAAGTTATAGGCTTAAACAACTTGGGTCTTTGTTTATGAGCTGAAATATTAAATCTTAGAATTGCTTAAAGACATAAATCctattataatttataaagaaTTTATGTCTATATCTGCACCTTTTCCCCATTTAGGGATGCCGTACACACCCTGGTCAACTCCTCAATCGCATCTTTACCGCTGTGCTGCA is part of the Macrobrachium nipponense isolate FS-2020 chromosome 6, ASM1510439v2, whole genome shotgun sequence genome and harbors:
- the LOC135216209 gene encoding uncharacterized protein LOC135216209 is translated as MLKSSHNSNGCRFQTSGVCFKCKKGKHWSFLCSSKPTDSSNSKQTTTKVVNVVESVNEIPSTVTASSHLDIVDSLLPLLTVTTEHDRVKVDTVLDSGSQNSFIEESLADFLNLKVVDPKIHLIIKGINTNQKICTKSVSFPFKIGDVSYEITCICIPKIKIQMKAPHMSKLIELLRQSGKEVAYDKFNGVNRIHDIDDIKLLIGAKDWHCVMSMESGVLGQKDRLTSFYRINDKLILIGSISDWIKNLSEVVDTSLMSNKKISEEIESTTSYIGTMEIDSDGFDYEVPTLDGICNFESMPDIAEVADYSQLDHNCKIFINMEEENSIECVTNETEQEVTDFILCNISRDSERHYVVPIPWLTRYKDLLGSNEGLAFKVLCSLKKKYMNSNVLKRVDEVFQSQIDLGIIEKVEDFEEYKRKFPKYFFISHSPVIKEERDTTKVRVIYMANLAEKRPDGSKGISLNQCIHPGYNKNFKISDALTMMRFDKFVFGFDISKAFHRLAIDDENSSKFLFYWFKDVESRDFTPVVYRSKRVIFGMSVSPYLLQCSLYNMLILGTDGDAEEIQELKKRIYQGSYVDNFLIGCADEDEVEMVHREASTIFEQHKFPLQQYVTNYSQFQHEIDCKVGTETPQEVKILGMCWDRYNDVLKATYSTIGLSWLADYENLRTKLQKRSVYVNNRITNIVDLCKSIHSVKLAHVGSNENAADFTTRLVSFSKLRNSCYLTGPEMLRKDLSLLEWLVIPNPGMINDVDIPKLVLNKASVEDMSLWFANKVFSDSGSNLGGAFTWIEECLKASEVQEFFNQRGVDVTEFSQYPRGSLNRGIGGIIESGVGLVLSPEFLKFGYDTQVMECIYHEGQLDDYDSSDLGDGLSDSHIDQLDLNLVPQSDSYVSNDNIARIQRGAALICSEKNKQLPQSGLV